The Anastrepha obliqua isolate idAnaObli1 chromosome 5, idAnaObli1_1.0, whole genome shotgun sequence DNA window GTAAAATTCGCCTTGTACACACTCTTCAAGTGACACATCTCAATTGAGATTTCTTACGACACATCAGaagggtattttttagcaaaattaagagcTGCTGTCTGAAGTGctgctttttcaattttaggaaATAGCCACAGGAAtgagaaaatgttgtttatgtttttaattgcaGTAAACCGATTTTCAATACCAGTGATAACTGAGTCCATGATGACGAGAAATGTGTTCCTCTTGAAATCAATTTCTTCGGCGGTCATATTTTCCGCTGAATTCTCAGGTTCTTCATCAttacgtttcttctttcggcttGCTGGCAATGTTGACGAAGTGTTTGGCAAACCTTTTGCAACAGTTTGACATTCttttaaaatcgaaaataaaaaaataattcaaaagtgtgaaattgactggggaaacgaatttaaaaaattatttttataatattgtaaCATACCCAGTGAAAAATCAAACATTTCTAGtctataaaaagtattattgcTATCTCTACATTTAATTCTTTATCAACGTAAGGACAAATTGCTTTAAAGAATAACTACGTTTCAAAATTGgtcttcatttaaaatacaactatctaaatttaatctaatcatcactataattattaattacctgataaatcagtagcataaaatgttccattttaataagagctcaataatatacacttttgtatcaccatattaaatttattcttcgtaatcgtgatcataacattcgatatggtgacaccaaaaaaaagtctgtgacggaactctggtagaagtattatttactatattattttattatttttttcaagctggaaatttcttggaattaccctcgagtccgggcccctctgaaaactccgggcccgggggaaaaggTACCCGAtccccccctctcgtcgggcctgttCATAACAAAGCTCAAAAATCGGTGATTCTTAAAACGTGCAATATagcagaaaattttttaatctttagcgaagtataataagtaataattaaaaagagaaataagatatcaaaaaaatacaatagtataatattatttttttaattctaaataaaataacaaaataaaaaaaacagtaagcACAAAAGTGACATCACGACCTGCACTCCGAAGTTGCCGTCGTGCTTGGCGAAAATGGCCACGCATTGATCGGTATGCGGAGGGGAGAGTGGCGTgggataataataacaataataataatgagaaaTGTTTGGCCAAAGTTCAGCTCTTCTTGTTTTGCCGAAGTCGCAGTTGGGTCGTTCTCTAGTTGTGGCTTTTGGCACGTATCATATCGGGTGGTTTGCGCGACTCAACATTGTACAATAGAGCGTGTATAAAGTAAAAGCGTCAGATAATGTAAATGCCTGAAAGTAggcaacaaattaaaatttttcttttgccatttAGTACAATATAAGCCTTTAgaacaataaaatcacagagTGATCGCCTAGAGCACAGAAAATTGAATCAAGTCAAAAGTGGTTAAAACAAGATTACGCTAAATATGTTGTAAGAATTAGATGAAACAGAAATAgattacataaaaacaaatggaatAAATATGACACATTTACATATTAGactataatataaatatgtatgtacgcatgtacgAGAGCTCCACATAAACTAAcggaaatatgaataaaaaacgtTCTCAAAGTTGCTTTTATTCAAGCTATTGCGATGACATACGGTTAGCATTGACGAAAAATAGTCTTGCCGAGGAAAGGTAATTTTAATTAGGCACAAACAGGCTTGGGAAATGTAATTTATCACCCAGCTGCTCGTAGTTAGGTGCCTTAACCGTCATAAGATTACACAGAAAATTACAATTCAATTCTGCTTTCAAGTAGTGAGAAATTTCACAATCCATTAATCGCGATCTTCAGCCAGCGATACGGTCATGTTTTGAGAACCCAAACACATGCGTGAGACGTGATGGGACACTAAAACAATTTTGTGAGCAGACCGACAATCTAATCGACCCAAACTAAACTAGGGTTAGCAGATTATTGGAAATATTAGCTGTATGGCAAGGTTTCCTTTAATAATCCGTATACACTTTGCTTATGACAGCAGTTTCCAATAGCCAATTTAAGTTTTCAAGGCTTATTTATCTCCTTTTACGCACCACGAAACTACCTCCTAATAATTATTTCTGTTCGTCTAGTACTCACTGCTGATGGCCGAGGGGGTGATGGTCCACTTCAACGCCAATCCGTTGACATCGCACTACAAGCGACATGAGAAGCACACGATACACTGGGTGTTGCAAGTCGCGGGCGGTGGCCTTGGCATGGGCGGTACGCTGTACAAATGCATACAGAAAGGTTTCATGCTGACTAGCACTCATGGAAAACTGGGTAAGTACAtgaatatcgtttttttttttagaaaatttaagtaaaattaatgATCTTTTTGCACAAAACTTgagacattttttaataatttgcttcTTATTTCTTGCTTTCTCCAGGTTTCACCACATTCATCTTCTGCTTGATATCTTGGTTAAGCGGTTTGTCTGCGCTTTatcaattgaaattaaaatcctTTGTCCGTCCACTATTCAATCGAACAATCCACAACTTGCTTGGCTTAACCTGCTTCGTACTCGCTTTGGTAACGCAGTTTTTTGGCTATCAGACGGGTTTCTTTACGTCTCGCACAACTACGGAATTCCAATATTGCATCAAAACAATTACGCTCCTTTCACTGGTGCTGACCTGTATTGGACCCATAAAGGCATTGCTACAGAAGGCTCGTaccattataaaaaattaatggaaagtCTATGAAGTTATGTAAGGGCAAACAGTGCCATATGTGGCTTAgcttatttcttattaaaaatataattatattagtttttatattttatttataaatacttcGTTTAGTAATTGAATTAATCCTATGCATTAAAtgtgaaattaaatatatgcatagAGTATTCTCCAAAAGTTTACTTTAATCATTTGTAAGAAGGGGGTTTAAGCACTGTGCAAAATATGGAGTaagtttttcagaaaatctgACTGCAGATACGGACAGCGAAATAGCGCACTTATCCACAATACTTTAAATGATGAATATTTTCACTGGATAACCTGATAAAACAGTTAGCTTTGCacaaatccattattttatttcattattatcaaaaccaaaaaaaaacaaaaataaatgggcATGACTGTAGCGAGTGAAAAGTGGTCATAGCAGCAGCAGGAGTGGATGGATGTAGTAAATGGTGGGCATGTGAAGCTGGTGGACATGGGTGAACAGGGTGGAAGGTGGGCATGGCAGCAGCAGGAGTGtctatacagggtttgattgcaAAGTATTGAGCCTTCCCgcacggagcgtctgccaagcgttCAACCGAATcagctggtgggggaaaatgatcggtggaccttccccttccactagaaaccgatcccagttcgctggcaacagctgtgcagtcaacatcgctccgcgcgtgaaagctgttttaaaagtgtgttaggattttgcagtggcgacttcttcttgttcccgcgcctgaaaagaaagctgaagtggaggcgtttcgactccatcgagacgatccaaaaaactgtgacagccgaattgaacgcgattccggcggatgagttaaaaaaaatgtttcctgcagtggaaggaccactACCAGCaatgtattgacgctcaagggtcctattttgaagaatattagttgtataagaaaaaaggtttaataaaactgcttaaaaaaaataaggctcattacttttcaatcaaaccctgtatacctATAAGGAATTTATGACATAGTTATTTCAAATTAGAGAGGATGTTGatgaaactttagaacaccttctaagcgtttgtccggcattattaaaaacgcgtttaaaatgcgtgggagccccactgtttgagggtctggaggacgtcccaaaagcggatctcccagctctgtttggttggttggtttaagtgatgattcttccagaatccaactagcgcttccgcacctttttgttgccacatcctcgttaccaacttattTACCAGGTTCAGGAACCCTAtattgacatctaagccagacagctgttccagactctcgaacagcggtttacccagggttaacattctgtccttccatagggcaagccattcgcagaggaaattgaagattgtttcctttttctccggttgtttacaactgtgacagtatgtgttgtgagggatgcccattttgactgcttgttctcccacagaccaaaagccagctatggctgccgttagtctccaggcgtcccgtcgtttcatgtttatcaatgttgacgattgcttaagtttgtaggtgggccataacgttctactaattttacattttgtctggtctctccatcgaCAATCTgtgattcggaggtattttagggaaattggtctccatctggtattgcTAGGAACGAAAAGGTCTGTGCGTGGCTTAATCCCAAGCAGGCTAGCCTAACCTATTTCGaattagtaaaattaatttctcaatTACTTAAATGATTAGTATTTTGTTgagtattcattattttttaaaactgcttCATACGAGGTTAACTATTAACTTTTGGCATTTCTTCAaagaaatagagttccagacTTTATGTACTCCTTGCCATAGTTCattggcatttttaattttttttttttttttttttgcccaacgTTGAACTTAATACCGTTCCATAGATTTCCAATGTGGTTAAGGTCGGCGCTTGTGCTGGCCTATCCAGaactgcaattttttctttggaaaactaattttttaccacttttgtTCTATGCTCGAGGTCGTGCATGAATAACCAGTTGAGTGGCAGGGACTCGAAGAAATATGGCTACATCACATTTTCGAGAATATCAAGATTCTCAATATTGGTCGAACGCCGTTCCACGAAAATTATCTCTAAACTTTCAAAGTTAGCCCCCAACATGCTTTAGGGTCTTTGTTGCGCAACTGCGCTATTTCTCTGTCCATagccgtatgtatgtacatacatacctcgGACAACTTACATTAGCTCGTATCAATATCTCCACGTGATATAAtcagtacgtatgtatgtatgtagatataagaTTCAACGGAGCTCACCATTCACGCACCCAAGTCCATTCAtatgaaacaacaaataaaggtacatatgtacatacatcatCGCAGCCTAGTAATACAATTAATCAACGGCAAAGGTGCACCCGATAAGTGCCCGCCGAGTTGCTCTGAACAAAATCAATCACCGTTGCAATATGCCAATAGGTTCGGGTTGACACGCTGATAAAGACATTGAGAAGAAAAGATAAAAACCAAGAAACAAGCATATTAATCACGAGGGGATGTTGGAAGCGATTGGAGAGCAACCAAATTGTCATGGCATTTGAGGGCAACACTATCAGATCGAAGCAGAAAATTGCTCCGGATAGAgaaaaatttttgcgaaaacaGTAATAAGCAAAACGTGTCAGTAGATGGAGCTGCAAGTAGAAGATTTATTAGTTCAAGTGCAAGTTTTAgtggagaaaaaatattttaattacttttgaatACTAAAAGTTTCACGTGATCCAAATGACGCGTCGCGGGAAATTCGTAGTGAACAAAATGGGCAATGCGACCATCCACTTCAGTAGGGGCACCGCACAATCACTCTCAACTCCACAGCAACACTGCCAAAATATCAGTAGCCCTCATCAGCCAACAGGCTGTAGACGCGTAGCCTCACCACCCACACTGACGTTTACGCAAAGGCTCGAATTCGTATTGACGCTTATTAATCGATTGCTGATCGGCTTCATAACGATTTATTTGTGTTGGATGAGTTTACGTCTAGATCGCAAAGATATCCCATGGCATGCGGTGCTTTGTACACTGGGGGTGAGTGAgagattttatatttatacagcAATAAATTATTATGAAGTAGAATATTTACGTTCGCTCTTCCTTTTCAAGTTCCTCTGCTTGATGTCCGAAGGTCTAATGGCCTACTATCGAGGTAATGTTTGGACCCAGGTGTGCCAGCGTCAGGAGAAAGCGCGGCTGCATTGGGTGCTACAGCTTTGCGGCTCCATAATCGGTCTGATCGGTattgttataaaaatgtgtttggAGGAGGTGCATTTTCACACTCGACATGGCATACTAGGTGAGCTCTCGTATTTTGTAAATTCATATGTACAGTATTGAATTTCTTTTCAATGTCAAAACTCATTCTTAACATactgtatgtatagtatgtaaaCTCTAAACTTAAATGAAGAGGAGTTGTCCAAAGGTTAGCTTTATAAGGCATTTGGAGGAGCATTTATGTCTAActcaattttttgatattttgggtGCCAACCcacttcgaaataaaaaaaaaaatagttgcttaTTTTGAACTAACAACAACTGGGGTTTTTCTGATACcttatttgataatttattgAGTGATGGAAGCCGTAAAAGCTAACTGTAGACTGCGTTTTTCCCCCAAAACCTTCGATCTGGGATtaagaaattgtaaattaaaattttacttattatGAGAGTTCTGTGGCATAAcgtaacaaaaattgtataaataaagATCATAAATGCAGAAACAGATAATTGCCtaacaaataaatttcaaagaagAATTCTACTTGCATCTAAAAAAATCTACTTGCCGAGTGAAGCCTCGATATAACAAAGTTGAAGGGCAAACGCTTCGTTATGCTACAATTAGTGGAGCCGCATTCATAACGCCATAGCCGTAACCATAACCACTAACAGCTGATATTaaagtataattaaaaatagcatttgcaTTTGTCATAAAAACACGGATAAGTTTTCGTCGATCATTTCGATAGGgttggccatgtaaaatttgctttttgaatcggctataaaaaaaactaatcaatattttttcaaactttttttttattttgaagattgaacattgtcatttatgaaagaaaaatagtaTCGTTAAAacgactgccacgactggctttacagtaggccattcgatcaacccaatttttaagcacattttcgactTTTTGAGCTccatttcatgaatggcaacttcgatttcgtgttttaaagcatcaatcgtgtctggatggttcgcatagcatttgtccttaacggctccccacaaaaaatagtccaacgggcttaaatcacagctccgaggcggtcaattgatatcggaattcaaaagcGGTAggcaaaagttcgagtgtaactttgacaGTGTAGCAAATTGcaacgtcctgttgaaaccaaatgtcgtccatgtcatcctcttcaatttttggaaacaaaaactcgttgagcatgtcacggtgacgctcgccatttactgtaaccgcggaagaagaagtagacactttggaaataggttttcaatatttccaattttgttcaagcgtatagcgtcccatttcgtaaatgtcaaacttttaagtaaatatgaacacatttgacatgtcatttgtgttaccattctcaaaaaagtaggtggttcaaaaaacaaacgctatatggcccaccctgtaataTTCAgatttttatcgcaaatatcaaaacaaaaattttaagtaattatTTCACAGCTGCTTACAATTACAGAGCAAACCGGGTCGCTCCGGtaacttataatacgttcacatatcagtagatgatctactttgtcgtgcttaactcccaatccgtaattaaaaagcgagattacccatacaaaatttctctcccgatatctgagattataaaatactCCTAGATAATAATCATACTTTTAGGAATGCTGAAATCAGCCACGGTTTCTAAACAGCTCAAAAGCTCGGTCGGCTTGCGAATGAGCATCGCCACACCCTCCTTTGGATTTTTCAAacgtttgttgctgttgttgtagcatcataaacattccccatacttacatacggtgaatgctgctggagtgacagtccttggccagtCAATTGTGAACAAAGCCGACTCGAATTTTCGTGATcgaatttttatagcaaaatattattaaatttatattatcaaaactGATTTATGAGATAAGCCTTTAGCCTCTTCAAGTTCGCGAATGGTCGCTCGCCAATCGTGGATTTTTGGTGTGGTGATCACAATTGAGTGCGCAGAACTTTTGCTGGTAAGACCTCGAAAATTCAAGTAACAAGTGGTTGATGTTCGCCTGGTAAAGCGTCCGCTTAatactttttaaacttttttccatttttgcgaAAATGATCACAGGCATATGTTTCAAAtggctttcatttcatttccttttttccatttatttacaaactttcatttaattaagcatacaaccataggttaattatacaatgattgaccttaaggatagcttacatttttatatcccagataaaaaaaatataaaaaaagggttattcaataggtgcacttttttccgatagggagggcgaacgacgcattattttttatttttcgcttgtcatttgtaaacttcattagtatacatttcatcatggaacgccacacacttgagcaacgattgcaaatcgtgcaaattttttatgaaaataatcgttctgttgctgctactttaagaccattacggccattttacggtccagggtcatgcaaaagaaatcgaatttcatacttaaatgtatatgttcaaactcgatcataaaaaaaaaattagttaaaaaagtcaaaccgtttgtgttttattcaaaaaagttcaaaagttgaagcgctcttactgaaaacccctatatataaaaaaataaacaataaaatgaaaactatAATTAGTAGTAAAAAAGTTGAAGTTGTAGAAGATTTCGAAGCCTTTCGCAACAGAACGTTTTGGCAAATCAGTCAGGGTGAATTCTTTTGAGAAGGGATACTACTTGGCAAACAATGTATTGGatattttaagtgaaattcAACACTTTATTACAAGTCCAAAACTCTGAGTTTCCATACATAAGAATGAGTGAGGAAATTTTCGATTTCCTCGTTAACTATAgctttataacaaatttttacaatatcAGTAACAATTATTGAtaaataccatatttttttccaGGACTTGCCACCATGATAGTCTTGTTCATCAGTCTCTTAAGCGGCCTAGGCTCACTTTATGCCACGGAGCTGAAAAGCCGTCTACAACCACGTGTCAATAAGGCTCTACACAATATTATTGGCCTGATGACCTTCACACTAGCCATGCTGAGTATGTATTACTCTTTTGAGACGAAGCTTTTTAACGATTACTCGTTAGATGCAGCTGCTTACATGGATTTTCGGCACCTTTTggaaattacaacaattattatatttgtgtTGAGCACATACGGGCCATTGTGGTGTTTGTTTCATAGTcgattgtgaaataaaaaagaatatttttaaaaaaggaaataagaaattaatacaaatatataagaTTTAATCATGACTCAACAATAAAAGGTTTGCCTCAGTAAACAGCTTGCTCGTTCCCTCTGGACAAATTGGCTCCCTTAGCACGGCACTGGATTGTCAACtctagaaaattttaattaaagtggaggaaaagtaaaaacatttcgttttcaaaagAGTGCTTAAGAGCAAGAACTTGCTCGGTACGTCCCGGACCAAAACGACATGGAATACATCCTGGCATACTGCTTAAATCAGGATATAATTGGGCAATACGCGTGAAAGATGGTCATTTTGACCATTTGAGCCCGATGCCTTTATAAATAAGATGGTGCTTTAGAAACACATAAGTTACCTACAAGAGCTCATTTAGCAGTAATTAATTAATCACAgcccccgaacggcagatgggtttttatgaggagcttttttcatggcatactcgcaaatacactcggatatttgccattgcccgccgaggggcttggttggttagagtggtgattcatccagaatccaactagcgcttccgcaccattttgttgccacatcctcgtttccaaattgtttaacagttatttgcagcaggactatatccagtctgtgcggtttaggaaccttattaggttgttgacgtctacgccagacacttgctcgagactctcgaacagcggtttgcccagggttaacattctgtccttccatagggcagggcattcacagaggagatggaagattgtttctttttcctccggttgtttacaactatgacagtatgtgttgtgagggatgcccattttggcggcttgttctccgatagaccagaagccagttatgactgctgtaagtctgcaggtgtcccgtcgtttcatgtttattaatgtcaacgattgcttgaggttgtaggtgggccataacgttctgctgattttgcatttcgtctggtctctccatctacaatctgcaattcgaaggtattttagggaaattgcattcttgaccgcacctagtggagtgaatactggtactgcaagagcgctattcaaggcagatccccctcttgccagttcataagctttttcgttaccttctatgttccggtgtcccgggacccaaatcaaggttactctatggttttcactcaagatggtgaggctattcctactttgttctaCCACTTTAGAGGTCGTTGTGCCGAACCCAgagcctggattgcagcttggct harbors:
- the LOC129248290 gene encoding transmembrane reductase CYB561D2-like, which encodes MTRRGKFVVNKMGNATIHFSRGTAQSLSTPQQHCQNISSPHQPTGCRRVASPPTLTFTQRLEFVLTLINRLLIGFITIYLCWMSLRLDRKDIPWHAVLCTLGFLCLMSEGLMAYYRGNVWTQVCQRQEKARLHWVLQLCGSIIGLIGIVIKMCLEEVHFHTRHGILGLATMIVLFISLLSGLGSLYATELKSRLQPRVNKALHNIIGLMTFTLAMLSMYYSFETKLFNDYSLDAAAYMDFRHLLEITTIIIFVLSTYGPLWCLFHSRL